The nucleotide sequence CGTTTTCCAAATTAGTCGTTGGGAAGTATGGAATAAGCCTGGACGAAGCCAATGACATTATATGGGAGAATAAGATCAATGCCCTTCCTATCATTGATGACCAACAGCATTTAAAATATTTTGTTTTCAGAAAGGATTACGACAACCACAAAGACAATCCCAATGAATTGTTGGATGCACATAAAAGATTGCTGGTTGGCGCCGGGGTTAATACCAGGGATTATGAAGAACGCATTCCCAAATTAATAGAAGCCGGTGTAGATGTTATCTGTATTGATTCGTCTGATGGATTTTCAGAATGGCAAAGGGATACGATAAAATTTGTAAGGGAAAATTACGGAAACAAAATAAAAATTGGAGCAGGCAATGTAGTCGACCATGAAGGATTCAAATATTTGGCTGATGCCGGAGCCGATTTTGTAAAAGTCGGAATTGGCGGAGGTTCAATTTGTATAACCAGGGAACAGAAAGGAATAGGAAGAGGACAAGCCACTGCATTAATCGAAGTTTCCAAAGCCCGTGATGAATATTTCGAAAAAACCGGAATCTACGTGCCTATCTGCTCAGATGGGGGAATAGTTCAGGATTATCACATGGTGCTTGCCTTAGCAATGGGAGCCGATTTTTTAATGATGGGCAGATATTTCGCCCGTTTCGATGAGAGCCCGACAAAAAAAATCATCGTTGGCGGGAATTATGTGAAAGAATATTGGGGTGAAGGCTCAAACCGGGCAAGAAACTGGCAGCGTTATGATATGGGCGGCAGCAATAACCTTAAATTTGAAGAAGGAGTTGATAGTTACGTTCCTTATGCCGGGAAACTGAAAGACAATCTGGATATGACCTTAGGAAAGGTCAAATCGACTATGTGCAGCTGCGGGGCCTTAACCATACCGGAATTAAAGAAAAAAGCAAAGATAACCATGGTTTCATCCACAAGCATCATTGAAGGGGGTGCCCATGATGTAATCTTAAAAGAAACAAAACGGGAAAATTAAAAATCCTCCTACTTTAGATTTTATATCATTTTAAATACTTTAAACATGGGTGAACGAATTATTTTGATATTTGTTAGCCCATGTTTTTTATAAGAATTAATCTGTTGTTCTCCGGAAAAAATTTAGAATTATTTAAAAATCTACAAAGAATGAAAGTAATAGCAATTAACGGAAGTCCCAACAAGGAAGGAAATACTTTCCACGCCTTAATGATGATAGGCTCAAAGCTCAAGGAACAGGGAATAGATTTTGAAATCCTGCATATAGGGAACAAAGCAATCAGAGGTTGCTTAGGTTGTGGAAAGTGCAGGGAAAATAAAGATGAAAAATGTGCTATTACAACAGATTCGATAAATGATTACGTACAGAGCATGAAACAGG is from Bacteroidota bacterium and encodes:
- a CDS encoding flavodoxin family protein, whose product is MKVIAINGSPNKEGNTFHALMMIGSKLKEQGIDFEILHIGNKAIRGCLGCGKCRENKDEKCAITTDSINDYVQSMKQADGLILAAPVHYSGIPGTMKSFLDRTFQVAGSNGGLFRHKVGAT
- a CDS encoding IMP dehydrogenase translates to MARIINDISRTFNEYLLIPGLTTKECTPDKINLKTPLVKFSKGDKPDLNLNIPFVSAIMQAVSDSNMAIALARNGGLSFIFGSQSIEEQAEMVRKVKKYKAGFVISDANLTPDQSLKDVIDLKDKTGFSTIGITDDGTSNGKLLGLVTSRDYRPGKDNLNKKIKEFMTPFSKLVVGKYGISLDEANDIIWENKINALPIIDDQQHLKYFVFRKDYDNHKDNPNELLDAHKRLLVGAGVNTRDYEERIPKLIEAGVDVICIDSSDGFSEWQRDTIKFVRENYGNKIKIGAGNVVDHEGFKYLADAGADFVKVGIGGGSICITREQKGIGRGQATALIEVSKARDEYFEKTGIYVPICSDGGIVQDYHMVLALAMGADFLMMGRYFARFDESPTKKIIVGGNYVKEYWGEGSNRARNWQRYDMGGSNNLKFEEGVDSYVPYAGKLKDNLDMTLGKVKSTMCSCGALTIPELKKKAKITMVSSTSIIEGGAHDVILKETKREN